The DNA window tcaaaacccaaaatctcTATAATGTTATGCCCGATCAAAAGGCTACCTTCTCCGAAACGAGGTTTCGGTACTGGTAAGGGACCTACAATTACTATGCTCTTATTCTTGTTGGGTCTTTTTTACCAACCGCCAAGTAAGCTCTAAGATATGCCTTTGTGTATCTTCAATCGCCATCTCCTGAATGTTTTTCTCTCAAGAGGGAATCTCTTTATCCCCTCCTTCATGAacacattttattttgtgaCCTTTTCCAACCATGATTGTTTTACAGTATACAACAAGCAAACAGTAATCATGGATCATTAGGCTCTGATTCCAATTGACACAAAGCTCTAATATCAACTGACATAGATGAAAACAAcgcaagaaaaacaataataagaaacaacataaaattctGCTGAATATGGTCACTGCatcaaaaaccctaattcaaaattttatttctcaattattaACCACATTAATTAGCCTCCTCTTTAAAAGGTTTACAACTCATTTAATAAGctcaaaaaacaacataaacaaatTAGGAAACCCAACaatagagaaaaaacaataaaagtcctaaaaaaattaggaaaaataaaattattaagcataatatttaattttctaaactaaataaaaaaaatatataaatattttctccTAAAAAATCCTCCTacctaacaaaaaacaaatcacttatcatcaaataaaaaaggaaaaaaaaacatttctccaTTTGTATGACACAGCTAGTGATATATTATGTTATACACATGGTACATACCATCTATTACATCATTACATTAAACGCTTATCTCCATTtgtatggattttattttacaatatatatatatatatatatatatatatatatatatatatatatataatcttaattaacatatagtatttatatattgttataTTCCATTATTAATACATTTCATGTAGCCTTGTTATTTCCCTTTTTTCTATCACAAAGCAATCTTCAACAATGCTAAAGTACTctcaaagacaaaataaaataaaataataaaatggagaaaatttattataatccaTACCACACACAGCCAACATCctcatgaaaaattgaaaacaataatcatGCAGGTGGATGGGAGTTTGTTGAGGACAAGGATAGTCAAAGGTTAAGTAGTAGCAGTAGTAGTTTTGCCTTGTAAGAGaagtaaatttatattaaattaaatcgaaaacattaaactaatttaaaatttgcaaATTGTAAACAATGGATAAATTAACATAACATTTGAGCTCATAGTTCTTGAGAGATCACCTATTATTCCCCTACCAGTTCCTTTCATAAGATCAGGAAGCACCCTTACCATCCTATCGTGTTCATAGACTCGGATCGGACACTCTGTAATCCTTTCATGTTGTTATGATTCAGTATTAATAAACTGTTAGAAGATAATCACATTGTTATAAAATCCAGTTCAACTCCGCAAGGCAACCTGGAAATTTACCGACCTCAACTCCATCTGGACTGATTTTTATGTAGAACCAAATCAAAAGTTAATCCAGTCAAAACTAGttgattgaacaaatcaatCTATGACCTAGATTTGAATCTATCAAAACCGAATCAACACTATTATGGATTGAACTGGATTAACCCGAGCTAGAGCCAAACTGGATGGGGCAAAACTTGCATTTAGCACCGGACTTGATATGGAGTTTGTTTGACGGGTTCAATAGACAATATTGTCATGATTGGGGGAAATCCTGCAAGTTTGCTTGTTATGCCTGCACTTGGCTTGTTTATGAATGTTCCCGTAACGTTGTGGTAATGtatctaaaaaacatttttaccaACCGCTATCTGGGATGGCTTgaaaacattttgttttgataatcaCCTTTTGAAATCAACGAATTCATAGTCCAAGAAACAGTGATGACAGATATCAAAGCAAAGAATGAAAGAAGACAGTTCATTTCTACCAAAGCCAGAGGCACTCGTAAATGGGAAATCAGTGGCTCACACACAACAGGCAATCCAGGAAATGTAGCAAGGTTTTCCCCAAACACCACAActttattatatgtattaaCAAGGGAAGTATTCTTTATTGAGGACCTTCAACCTCGAGGATGATCATCAGAAAATGTAGTCTGGCAGTTGGAGCGGAAACCGACCGACTTCAACTTCAAATGGAATTCCTTTTGGATCTGCCaatcttgaggaaacaaaaagaaatacggttataaaagaagaaacaaagctGCATAAGTTTGCATTAGAAACTAGTGCATGAAAGATGTGACTGTTGCTGCTAATATCATTGTCGGACTAAGATAAAGCAGTGTTCAAATTTTCTGTTCAAGGATAAAACCACAGTTAGGTTTTGGCAATTACGAGGCTATAAGAATTAGCAAGATTCTGATCAAGCAACCGAATATATCCCTATTTTGGTAAGCATTGCCTACAGCCATAAACAGATTCATTTAATGATAATAGTTCAATCAAATTGGCGTATGAGATTTATGTATCTGTCATGTGAAACTCAAAAATCCCCAAATAGTGACAGAATGCCATTAAACTAAAAGGCAGTTCCATCTTTGTAAGATCATTCCAGACACATCCAGGACTTATAATCCTTGCTCTAAAGATATTGAAGTGATGTAACTTATAGGATATGGAGAATCCATGTGGACTACCTGCCAGGGACAAATGTGAAAGAACCTTCAACAGAGCCAGTAGAAGTTGGCAGAGGTGTACAACTCTCATAAACAAATTCTTTCTCGCCTGGAAACAAGAGTGGGAACTGCAAACATACAAGTTAAGTCTGAGATTCTGCACAATTACCAAACAACAAAAGATATCCTCATAATATGGatttttgataattatatgCAGCAAAAAGcaactaattttatatttttttcccttttagaCGGTGTTATAGGCACAAAGAAGTTTCTTCTATTGTGTCGTATGATTGTTATTGTGAATTCCTGGTTCATGGCATATCATCCGTGGCAATCATTTGCCTAGAAATCCAAATTGCAAATTGGTAGAGTCGGAAAATATCAAGTGGAACAACAGCAGTTCCTATTTTTCACTCCCCTTTTTTGGACCAAGAAGTTGCATCAGTCCAGTAAGATCTTCACGCTACCTAAAGCTCAAGTTTGTTGaatcaaggaaaataaattagcaCCATGCCTTCATCTCTTTTTGGGAGTTTGGTTACCCCACAAAGGGTGGAAAACCATATAGAAGTTGCCAAGAGTTGGATATTACAATGGCAAATCCATGTCCAACACAGAATCTAATGGATTCAGTAAGGTCACGTGCACTCTCCCCGGTAGCTTTCTTAAATTAATGGGAAACTAAGCCATTACATAAGATTCATATCATCTACTTTGTCACCAGTAGGCACTTTTAGAAGCTCCCAATTGTTGCATCTAGAAGGCCACACAGGAGGACCCTGAGAAGTCTATGAACAAGGTGGGAAAAAAGGGGTGGAAAGATTGGTGAGTGCAGTCCAATTATTtacccaagaaaagaaaatgaaattccCACTCAAAGCAAGATAGAAATGAATATCTACCCAAGAAATTTTTAAGCCATACCTTGCCTATCACAGCCTCTGCATTGACATTAGATACAGCAGTATCATTAGCACTGATAACCCAGTGCCTCAGGTGCAGTTGGCAAGAGCTGAAGTGCATTCCGTTGATGATGCATCCTTCTGGTAGAAGGGACATGCGGATTGAATAAGCGAACACGTATTTTGTAGAAATATCTTCCAGATCAGCAGCCTCTGGCACAAAAACAGCAGAAGCACGAACCTGGAAACAATTACTAACACTTTTAGTTGATACataactatttatttaaaagaataaaaataaaaatatgtacaCATTTAGTATCAAAGAATGTAATGTTTACTCATCTTTCTAGCAAAAGTAAAAATGAGAGTCATAATTCCAGCAGGGAACCGtggatacaaataaaaattgcaaTAGCAGCAGCACTTTAACAAAGACAAGAATGAATAACATTACATTTCTACTGAGTATTCCCAAAAGatttcaataatatataaatcatcCTCTGCTTTACTCATAAAATTTAGACACATCAGAGACTATATGTTCCCTCCAACACTTTACTAGGAAAAAGTGTTGCAAGTTATAAGTTGATACCATATAACACTGCAGGTGTGATTCAGCAGATATTGTgttgattttctaaaaatttatatcagCGGTATTGGTTAAGAGTTACACCGAATTAAACATATAGCCTCAGGTAGTGCAACACAAACAGCTGTTACATACCACTCTGAAGAAATGGAACATAtgaaatttagcttttttttttactcgcaTGTAATTTGTGCAGAACGAGGAAAAAGCTTATCCCCCTTCCAAGCGAATCCTAGGTGCCAGAGGGCCATTAACCCTCAACATGGACTGGAGACAGATAGCTTccacaaccccccccccccccccccagaaTTGATGAACTTCCTTATTTGCAAAATTTCAACCCAGGTCTATGTTATCCTGCTCAGTTCTCCAAGAAGTTATTAAATTCTACATTCCAAGTTAACTCGACAACCACGTATTGCGTACAAACCATGCTACAtggaaagcaaaaaataaaatcctatcCAAGACTAAAGAggaggaaaaaggaaaacaaaaacaaaagcccTGATATAAAACTACACGTGCAAGCCCATATACAATTGCTTACCTTTACACCACTGGTTACAGCAGTTGAACAGAGAGGAGATTCTTCTGGAAACTGAGAGATGCTTTTAATATTTCCTTTGCCGAGAATTTTGATCATGCCATTGTGCAAGCGACGGCCATGTTCTTCTAACCATAACAACATAGCATCCTGTTGTTGGTCACTGTTGAAATCATGGACTGGACTAATCAATGCCTGAGGTACACATGGCATCATTTCTGCATCTGTTGGAAAATTCTGGGTCCCAACATAGAGTTGGCCATCAGAACAGTTCAGGAAGAAAAACTTTCCAACGTATGAGGATGAAGCAGCCACAACAATATACTCGGATGTATCGGGTAAGTTCAGGTGCCGCACTATTTCCTGCGTTTTAGAGATTACCTCATGTAGTGATAATAAGTAGACATTAACCGAGTGATTATAAAAACAGTAGCCACCTATCAGGCCCAATGGACAACCAGCCATGCCACCTGACAGATTTTTGTCTGAGAAATGTTGACCATCATGAAAGCGGTAGAGAAGTCTTGTGGGAAGAGGCAACTTAACTTTCAAAATTCTTTCCAACTTTTGAATCTCACCTTCTGATGCACCCTTTCCTAGGGTAGCCTTAACTTCAGGAAAGTTCGCGGTCAACCAGCTCGTGAGTCTGTCCCAACAACTTTTAACTCGCTTTACAAGGGGCCAAGGATACATATGAAAGGCTTCTCTCCATAACTTATAAGTTGCCTGGAGAAAGAGAGTGTGTGTATGTAAGTAAACATGCATGATGCCATTAGATGATTCTAATATACAAGCCGAATCAACAAGGCATTAGTCCAAACTACAACTTAATGACATCAACTTGAAACCCTTTTTCAGTAATCTCTAACTAAGGCCATAGGCAATTACTACCTCTATAATCCTGCAGATCACACCATTCCTGATGACCTCAAATAATTTTCTCCAAGATTTAcatgaataaatataaatttcactaatttcttaaaaaaatgaataatacataccaagaaaaaacaataaaaatatgcgCACAGTGAAAATTTTCAGCTTTCAGACTCGATGAAAGTCAAGCTAGGCACCATCCCACCCAATTCAACATATTTTAAGATTAACCAGTGACCCTCATAAGAATAAACCAAAAAACACGCTTCCTTCTTGTTTGCATACATGTCCACAAAGAAATCAGCAAGccacaaaaccaaattctcaagGAGAAGGACATGATTGATTACCGTTCCAAATTGCACATCAAGACAAACAATCTAGTGCAAACAACACTATAAACTACCAAACTTTCTtcataaagagagaaaaaaagagagccagaaaacaaaaatcagcaacaaaacATACCAACAAGCTACAAGTCCAAAGGGCAAAGCAATTAATTGATTACAATTCCAAGTTAATTCCAAATTACACATTTTGACAAGCAATTCAGTGCAATTAACACTCTATAAagttctaattaatttattacaaTTCCAAATTACACATTTTGACAAGCAATTCAGTacaatcaacactctataaatTTCTAAACTTCAACAAATTTTCTTCAATGATTGGCTGCAGAAAGTAACTATAAAGCTCCAAACTTTACCAGGAATTCATCATATATAGAAAAACCAACAAGAACCCAGAATGTAAAAATGATTGAATCCTAAATTACCTTAAAAGAAGGCAGATGATTTCCATGATGGTCAAGAGGAGCAGAAAGATCAAGATCTTGACGGCAAAATAATGACCAGAGAGATTCCTCTGAAGCTAAATCCTTGAACTTTTTGCTGACACATAGTACTTGTACTGTCTCTTTTGGACCAAGTTTTGTTAAGATTATGTTCAGAGCTAGATCTCCCACTGATTCCAGCCCCATGTCTCTGTCTCACTAAATTCTGTGTATGTTTCTCTTGCTGATTATGACGGGGTTTAGTTTTGGTTTCTTGGTTTTGCTTGTTTGTTGTCTGGGGATAGTAACGAGAGTGTGTGCTTAGTGGTATTCTAGTACATTACCGTTCGTAGATGGAAGGGTATGCTAGAGATAATTTTGAAGtaattagtaatattttattaattattttatatttttattttataaaataaataaatataaatagaagaaaaaatcgggatattttttttataaattataaattttattttatttttttcaaagtggattaatagaGTAACTaatagaattttattaattattttatcaataccataaaatttctttataaGTTACCATTAtaattaggggtgatcatttttggttcagttcggtttttatctaaaaaattaaattgaattttttttaaaaaactgaaactgGTTCCAATCGACTGGTTTAGGTTTGGTTGGTTCAGTtcaattattttagaataaaaaccgAAACCCAACCAattggtttggtttcggttcagttcggttattttttattaaaaaccaaaaaatatattgttttttaggggttttttttataatttctaatggtttttcagtttgactcggttttttcggtttggttttttattaatttcggttcggtttttcgaTTTCAGGTTTCTGAAATTGAAACCGAACTGAATCAATCTAAAATCCATTGGAGAAGTTCTTTTTCATCCTCCTACTTTGCTTTATCTTCCTCTATCATccctatttttctttaaattttaattttgatctgaaattttatttttaaatattttaattttttaattaaagaaaaaaagaagagaaaatcacttgaaaataacaagaaaaaattatctatttGGTCActttttagaaacaaaattcGTCATTCTCggtatcaattaattttatttaatgagatGAGTTTAATGATGAAGAGTTTTTTCATATCtgaaaaaaagattagatttttcttgaaataacaGAGTTACTCAGGTGCAGATGGCAAGAGCCGAAGTGCATTCCACTGATGATGCATCCTTCAAATAACACCCTGAAGATCTCATTAAAAGCCCATCAAATCCAGGTGGACGTTAACATTCAATACTAGAGGGACCAAAAAGTAACTTCATAAAATTCCCCAAGGCAAAATATGTGGAAAAAGCTTGAGAAtcatttggatttttataaaaggCCTGCCATTtcaattgtttcttaattttggtccttaatcttcaattttcaatcatatTATTTCCCAAAAAATAAAGCACGAACCCAATGCTAAAAGAGTCTTTTCTTGAGACTATAATAAcactatagaaagcaaatataaacaaattgcAAAGTCTAATCCCTAATAAATACAATATCAAaggattaaatcaaaataaaaaacaaattaaagaatcagaaaaaaaaaaaacgagttaTTGTTTGAATCCATATAAACTTGTGAGGCGATGAACAATAAATAGGAGCTActttagatttattattaatcattTAAGTTATGTTTGGTTACTGTTCTAGagagaatatataaatataaaataaacaaaaatatatttgggtgAAAAGATGAAGAtgttactataaaaataaatcagctttggatgaatttattattgttcTAGGATTAAGGTAACAATAACATTTAAGTGGAGGTGAATTATGTGTTTtgctgataataaaaaatattgcaattaacttaattaaacacaattaatacAATTAATTCTTATATTGGGTGAATTAGGTGTTTTTGCTCTTAAAATAGcttgtatatgtgtgtgtgtattcaaATTCTATATTAATCCTTCAATCAGACAAGCTATATATGTTTCTagcaaaaattaattgttttatagctgatattttttctttgacagcTAAAACGATCAACCGGTTCAAATTGATCAAGTCAATCGGTCAACTGATTCTTGCAGATTTCTAGGTTTTCATTCTTGATAAACAAGCGGTCAATCGGTTTACTTAGTATGGTCAACTGCTTCAACTTAAAATctagttttaataattgtaaaCTTGTTGAATCTTAAATTGACTAAATGAATATCAATCTTATAATGCTTGCAATGTGAAAtatgtgaatttattttaatttgtcctAT is part of the Populus trichocarpa isolate Nisqually-1 chromosome 7, P.trichocarpa_v4.1, whole genome shotgun sequence genome and encodes:
- the LOC7491742 gene encoding F-box protein SKIP16 isoform X1, which gives rise to MGLESVGDLALNIILTKLGPKETVQVLCVSKKFKDLASEESLWSLFCRQDLDLSAPLDHHGNHLPSFKATYKLWREAFHMYPWPLVKRVKSCWDRLTSWLTANFPEVKATLGKGASEGEIQKLERILKVKLPLPTRLLYRFHDGQHFSDKNLSGGMAGCPLGLIGGYCFYNHSVNVYLLSLHEVISKTQEIVRHLNLPDTSEYIVVAASSSYVGKFFFLNCSDGQLYVGTQNFPTDAEMMPCVPQALISPVHDFNSDQQQDAMLLWLEEHGRRLHNGMIKILGKGNIKSISQFPEESPLCSTAVTSGVKVRASAVFVPEAADLEDISTKYVFAYSIRMSLLPEGCIINGMHFSSCQLHLRHWVISANDTAVSNVNAEAVIGKNLRLNLYVCSSHSCFQARKNLFMRVVHLCQLLLALLKVLSHLSLADWQIQKEFHLKLKSVGFRSNCQTTFSDDHPRG
- the LOC7491742 gene encoding F-box protein SKIP16 isoform X2, whose protein sequence is MGLESVGDLALNIILTKLGPKETVQVLCVSKKFKDLASEESLWSLFCRQDLDLSAPLDHHGNHLPSFKATYKLWREAFHMYPWPLVKRVKSCWDRLTSWLTANFPEVKATLGKGASEGEIQKLERILKVKLPLPTRLLYRFHDGQHFSDKNLSGGMAGCPLGLIGGYCFYNHSVNVYLLSLHEVISKTQEIVRHLNLPDTSEYIVVAASSSYVGKFFFLNCSDGQLYVGTQNFPTDAEMMPCVPQALISPVHDFNSDQQQDAMLLWLEEHGRRLHNGMIKILGKGNIKSISQFPEESPLCSTAVTSGVKVRASAVFVPEAADLEDISTKYVFAYSIRMSLLPEGCIINGMHFSSCQLHLRHWVISANDTAVSNVNAEAVIGKFPLLFPGEKEFVYESCTPLPTSTGSVEGSFTFVPGRLADPKGIPFEVEVGRFPLQLPDYIF